In a single window of the Aminomonas paucivorans DSM 12260 genome:
- a CDS encoding YkgJ family cysteine cluster protein yields MDELWFADGLDFTCLECGRCCRGEPGAIWVTPEEMQRLARHMELTEEEFSRRFMTKRWGRPSLVERKNGDCIFLDAEKCRCLVYGLRPAQCSLFPFWPSLLRSRESWEEARERCPGMGQGRHFSQEEILAMLAKSPFFEL; encoded by the coding sequence GTGGATGAATTGTGGTTTGCAGACGGTTTAGATTTTACCTGTCTGGAATGTGGGCGTTGTTGTCGCGGTGAGCCTGGGGCCATCTGGGTCACTCCGGAGGAGATGCAACGCCTGGCAAGGCACATGGAGCTGACGGAGGAGGAGTTTTCCCGTCGTTTCATGACGAAGCGATGGGGAAGGCCGAGCCTCGTGGAACGAAAGAACGGTGACTGCATCTTCCTTGACGCGGAAAAGTGCCGGTGTCTGGTCTATGGCCTTCGCCCTGCTCAGTGTAGCCTTTTCCCCTTTTGGCCCTCCCTGCTGCGCTCCCGGGAGAGCTGGGAAGAGGCACGGGAGAGATGCCCCGGAATGGGACAGGGACGGCATTTTTCCCAAGAGGAGATCCTGGCGATGCTGGCGAAGTCCCCCTTTTTTGAACTGTAG
- the lat gene encoding L-lysine 6-transaminase, whose amino-acid sequence MSVQYSVPTNQVFPEIEKYLLRDGFDIIIDMEKSQGSHIVNALNGDKWLDFYTFFASAPFGMNHPKLANDEFKEKIFRAAINKVANSDIYTHEMAEFVKTFGEVAVPQGFNHVFFIDYGTLAVENTFKVAMDWKVRKLLAAGKISKGDAVAGRKGTKVLHFNDAFHGRSGYTLTVTNTHDPNKYQYFAKYDWPRVINPKMSFPLEENLGMVEWLESVSIKQIKQAIANNPDDICAIILETIQGEGGDNHFRTEYMQQLRQIADENDILLIFDEVQCGMGVTGKMWAWEHHAPVKPDIFSFGKKAQICGLVAGPRIDEVQDNCFKVSSRINSTWGGTVVDMVRAQRYLEIYRDEKILDYVSHTAGPRLLNGLQEIRKEFPDMVRNVRGKGLFCAYDIVSPELRDKFIKTCWSEKMLILPCGDNSVRFRPALNVPLEDIDKGLEITRQCLKKVRCDSSCCCK is encoded by the coding sequence ATGTCCGTCCAGTACTCCGTTCCGACGAATCAGGTGTTTCCGGAGATCGAGAAGTATCTGCTGCGAGACGGGTTCGACATCATCATCGACATGGAGAAGTCCCAGGGCAGCCATATCGTGAATGCCCTGAACGGGGACAAGTGGCTCGACTTCTACACCTTCTTTGCTTCCGCTCCCTTCGGGATGAACCACCCGAAGCTGGCCAACGACGAGTTCAAGGAGAAGATCTTCCGGGCAGCCATCAACAAGGTGGCCAACTCGGACATCTACACCCACGAGATGGCGGAGTTCGTGAAGACCTTCGGAGAAGTGGCGGTTCCCCAGGGCTTCAACCACGTTTTCTTCATCGACTATGGGACCCTGGCGGTGGAGAACACCTTCAAGGTGGCCATGGACTGGAAGGTCCGCAAGCTTCTGGCGGCGGGGAAGATCAGCAAGGGCGACGCCGTGGCGGGGCGCAAGGGCACCAAGGTTCTCCACTTCAACGACGCCTTCCACGGCCGCAGCGGCTACACCCTCACGGTCACCAACACCCACGACCCCAACAAGTACCAGTACTTCGCCAAGTATGACTGGCCCCGGGTCATCAACCCCAAGATGAGCTTCCCCCTGGAGGAGAACCTGGGGATGGTGGAGTGGCTGGAGAGCGTGTCGATCAAGCAGATCAAGCAGGCCATCGCCAACAACCCCGACGACATCTGCGCCATCATCCTGGAGACCATCCAGGGCGAGGGCGGGGACAACCACTTCCGGACGGAGTACATGCAGCAGCTTCGGCAGATCGCCGACGAGAACGACATCCTCCTCATCTTCGACGAAGTGCAGTGCGGCATGGGCGTCACGGGGAAGATGTGGGCTTGGGAGCACCACGCTCCTGTGAAGCCGGACATCTTCAGCTTCGGCAAGAAGGCCCAGATCTGCGGTCTGGTGGCGGGTCCTCGGATCGACGAAGTGCAGGATAACTGCTTCAAAGTGTCCAGCCGGATCAACTCCACCTGGGGCGGCACGGTGGTGGACATGGTTCGGGCGCAGCGGTACCTGGAGATCTACCGGGACGAAAAGATCCTGGACTATGTGTCCCACACCGCCGGTCCTCGGCTTCTGAACGGCCTCCAGGAGATCCGCAAGGAGTTCCCGGACATGGTCCGCAACGTTCGGGGCAAGGGGCTCTTCTGCGCCTACGACATCGTGAGCCCGGAGCTTCGGGACAAGTTCATCAAGACCTGCTGGTCGGAGAAGATGCTGATTCTGCCCTGCGGGGACAACTCGGTTCGTTTCCGCCCGGCCCTCAACGTGCCCCTGGAGGACATCGACAAGGGACTGGAGATCACCCGCCAGTGCCTCAAGAAAGTGCGCTGCGACTCCTCCTGCTGCTGCAAGTAG